In the genome of uncultured Trichococcus sp., the window CATGTTTGCTGCTTTCGCTTTATCGATCATCAAGCGCAGGCTCGGGTTAGATGAGGGATCCGGACCGCTGTTTTTTGCAGCCATATAAATTTCTTTCGATAATCTCTGGAAAATTTTACCTCGTTTTTGATCTGCAGCGCCTTTTGCGCCTTTGATTTTACTCCATTTTGAATGTCCTGACATTCAGATCCCTCTTCTCATCTATTAATTTACTCAATCATTTTATCAAAAGTAACCGCTCATGGCAATTCACTTTCTGCCTTTTCTGACTGTCAGGAAGAACCAACCGGCGATTATCGCCAAAATTGCCCCTGCGCCGGCCAAAATCACGTCCTCCTTCATCGCAAATGCCGGGGACACCAGCGATTGATGAAATTCATCCGCAGCCGCGTAACTGACGGAAAGCAGCAGCGCCACAACGATAGGAGTTACCGCGTCCCGCATCTTCCCGGAAAGTCCGCCATACCAAAGATAAGCGAGGATGAAATAGGAAAGGAACAACCATATCTTGCTGCCGAAGAATCCCAAAAATCCGAAATAACCCAACGACTCCATACTGATCACCTGCTCCCCGTATCGGAAGGTGAACGTTGCGAATAAGCCGGAGAGCGGTTGCGCCTGCAAAAGGTTCGCGATAATATTCGGCAAAGCATAAAAATTTGTTTCGAAAGTGGCCCGGTAATACAGATAACCCATAATCAGAACCGCACCCACCAGATATGAATTGCTTTTTTGTTCTCTTTGCATGTAGC includes:
- a CDS encoding VanZ family protein, with product MQREQKSNSYLVGAVLIMGYLYYRATFETNFYALPNIIANLLQAQPLSGLFATFTFRYGEQVISMESLGYFGFLGFFGSKIWLFLSYFILAYLWYGGLSGKMRDAVTPIVVALLLSVSYAAADEFHQSLVSPAFAMKEDVILAGAGAILAIIAGWFFLTVRKGRK